The genomic stretch CTCGCGGTAACGCTAACTCCAGGCGGGTCTCGCTTGCGGTCGAAACCAGCGGCACGAGAAACTTCAGAGTCAACGCATGCTCGCCGCGCGGACTGCCGCGCAGCCAGCAGACGTAACCGTCGCCGTTCTGCTCGTACTGTAAGAACTCGTCTCCCGATCCCTTATAGCCGGCCGGCTCGCGCAATGCGCACTTGTTCATCCGCAGTGGGATTCGCACCCATTCGGAATCGAGCAGCAAGATTTTTAGCGCTACGGTCAACTCGGCTCGATCGCCAACCGTCGCGCCGCTGATGCTCATCTGTTCCAAGTTGTAGCGCGGTTTGATCTCAGGGCGATCGAGCTGCTCCTTGAGGCGGTAATACTTGATGAAGTCGTCGTAGGAAAACCCGGGGACCGGAATCAGCCGGTTGTCTTTGTCGCGAATGTAGAAAACTTCCGGTTTGACCTCGCCTACCGAGGCTGGAGCAGCCGGTTCGGCCGGCGGCGGCTGGCTCGCGGCCGGCTTCGCCAGGGGAACCGGCGGCGGTTCGTCGGCCCGAGCTGCGCAACTGGCCGCCAACAGACCAAAGAGCAGAAATACCCAGTTTTTTTTCAAGCAAGATCGCAAAACTGCCGTCCTCTGCTTGGCGCCGATCCGAAAACGGCCGGGGACTGCCTCCCGATTGTTGGGCCCCGTCGAAACCACGGACCACCGCCCATCGGGCGCGCTAATCGAGTCGCCAGAATAGGCGCTGTTCCAACCCTCTAGTCTACCCAGACCGACGCAGTCACGGAAGCGTTATCCCGCTCCATGAAAGATGCGGACAGCAAAGGACTTTCATGCCCACGGCCAGAGTGCGCCGAGCGTCTCACGCTGAATAGCGGTGAGCCGCTCGATTCCTTGGCGGCCGAGCGCGATGAGTTGGGCCAATTCGTATTCGGAGAACGTGGCTTCTTCGCCGGTACCTTGGATTTCGATGAATTGGCCCGCGCCGGTTAGGACGAGGTTCATGTCGAACGCCGCGGCGGAATCTTCGCTATAGTCGAGATCGAGGAGCGGTTCGCCGGCGACGAGGCCGATGCTGACGGCCGCGACGCTCGAGGTCAGGACGCGGGAGAGGAGCGGCGGCGCGTTCGCGGCGAGTGACGAAACTGCCGCGATGCTCGGCGCGGCACCCTCACCCCGGACCTCTCCCAGGGGGAGAGGGAGACGTCGCGCGGCTTCGCCGCTGAAAGAGGATTGCTCCGGCGCGTTGGGCCCTGCCGGCGCTTCGAGGGACACTAGGGCATCGACCAGGGCGATGAACGCGCCGGTGATGCTGGCAGTGCGGGTGCCGCCATCGGCTTCCAGAACGTCGCAGTCGACGAGGATCGAGCGCTCGCCGAGCGCATCGAGATCGGCGACCGCTCGCAGGCTTCGGCCGATGAGCCGCTGGATTTCGGTCGTGCGGCCATCGAGCCGGCCATCGCGCTCGCGCTTTTTTCGCGGGCGGGTGCTGCCGGGGAGCATGTTGTATTCGGCGGTGAGCCAGCCGCGCCCCTTGCCGGCCATCCACTCGGGCACTTTCGGATCGATCGAAGCCGTGCAGAGCACTGTTGTCCCTCCGGCTTGAATTAGCACGCTTCCCGGTGAGGATCGCGTGAAACCGCGCGTGATGCGGATGGGGCGAAGTTCGCCAGGTTGGCGGTTGTCTTTGCGCATGTTGCTCCGGCTTGATGAGTGGTCGTAGTCCTAGGGTGCGTCAAGTCCGCGCTGACGCACCGACGCACCGGTTGTTCATGGTGCGTCAGCGCTGCGCTGGACGCATCCTACGCTTAAACGCCGATCCCGGCTTGCCGTCCCAGGAGCCAGGCCAGGATTCCCTTCTGCACGTGCAAACGGTTGGCGGCTTGCTGCACGACGATGCTTTGTGGGCCGTCGATCACTTCGTCGGTCACC from Pirellulales bacterium encodes the following:
- the rph gene encoding ribonuclease PH, with product MRKDNRQPGELRPIRITRGFTRSSPGSVLIQAGGTTVLCTASIDPKVPEWMAGKGRGWLTAEYNMLPGSTRPRKKRERDGRLDGRTTEIQRLIGRSLRAVADLDALGERSILVDCDVLEADGGTRTASITGAFIALVDALVSLEAPAGPNAPEQSSFSGEAARRLPLPLGEVRGEGAAPSIAAVSSLAANAPPLLSRVLTSSVAAVSIGLVAGEPLLDLDYSEDSAAAFDMNLVLTGAGQFIEIQGTGEEATFSEYELAQLIALGRQGIERLTAIQRETLGALWPWA